One segment of Euzebya sp. DNA contains the following:
- a CDS encoding NADH-ubiquinone oxidoreductase-F iron-sulfur binding region domain-containing protein: MALLPDAPIETMADHLAAGGGEGLENAIALDPDEVIAEITESGLRGRGGAGFPTGAKWASVSGQPDLGDVYLVCNAAEGEPGTYKDRALIAANPFQLVEGVLIAAYAIGARGAVIAVKARHTHHVARLEQAIDAAVAAGWRGADRVELVTGPDEYLFGEEKAMLEVIEGKNPMPRILPPYMQGLFATMDRPNPTAVNNVETLSHVACILRDGAAAWRSEGTEGAPGTLVFTVTGDVPRPGVYELPLGTSLRTLICELAGAEEPRWIISGTSNTVITPDLLDLPMDFDSFAEAGTGLGSGGFVVYGADRDPVQVTTALAEFLAVESCGQCNACQLGTAAMADHLHALDEGRGGPEDLEGIRGWLPHVTDANRCYLPVGAQLTIGSMLDEFGEAFAARAAGAGAVPAEHRAPVPKIESLTEGHATFDPDYHRKRRDWSYADEG; this comes from the coding sequence ATGGCACTCCTCCCCGACGCACCGATCGAGACCATGGCCGACCACCTCGCCGCCGGCGGTGGCGAGGGCCTCGAGAACGCCATCGCCCTGGACCCCGACGAGGTGATCGCGGAGATCACCGAGTCCGGGCTCCGCGGGCGTGGCGGGGCGGGGTTCCCGACGGGTGCGAAGTGGGCGTCGGTCTCCGGCCAGCCGGACCTGGGCGACGTCTACCTGGTGTGCAACGCCGCTGAGGGGGAGCCCGGCACCTACAAGGACCGCGCGCTCATCGCGGCCAACCCCTTCCAGCTGGTGGAGGGGGTGCTGATCGCGGCGTACGCCATCGGCGCGCGGGGGGCGGTGATCGCGGTGAAGGCCCGCCACACCCACCACGTCGCCCGGCTCGAGCAGGCCATCGATGCCGCCGTCGCGGCCGGCTGGCGGGGCGCGGACCGCGTGGAGCTCGTCACCGGCCCGGACGAGTACCTCTTCGGCGAGGAGAAGGCGATGCTCGAGGTCATCGAGGGGAAGAACCCGATGCCGCGGATCCTCCCGCCGTACATGCAGGGGCTCTTCGCCACGATGGACCGGCCGAACCCGACCGCGGTCAACAACGTCGAGACCCTGAGCCACGTCGCCTGCATCCTGCGCGACGGCGCGGCCGCGTGGCGGTCGGAGGGGACGGAGGGCGCACCCGGCACGTTGGTCTTCACCGTGACCGGCGACGTGCCCCGGCCCGGGGTGTACGAGCTGCCGCTCGGCACGTCGCTCCGCACGCTCATCTGCGAGCTCGCCGGGGCGGAGGAGCCCCGGTGGATCATCTCGGGGACCTCGAACACGGTCATCACCCCGGACCTGCTGGACCTGCCGATGGACTTCGACTCCTTCGCCGAGGCGGGCACCGGGCTCGGCTCGGGCGGCTTCGTGGTCTACGGCGCCGACCGCGATCCCGTGCAGGTCACGACCGCGCTGGCGGAGTTCCTCGCCGTCGAGTCCTGCGGGCAGTGCAACGCCTGCCAGCTCGGCACGGCCGCCATGGCCGACCACCTCCACGCGCTGGACGAGGGGCGGGGAGGCCCGGAGGACCTCGAGGGGATCCGCGGGTGGCTGCCGCACGTCACCGACGCGAACCGGTGCTACCTGCCCGTCGGCGCGCAGCTGACGATCGGATCGATGCTGGACGAGTTCGGTGAGGCGTTCGCCGCGCGCGCCGCCGGTGCCGGCGCCGTGCCCGCCGAGCACCGGGCCCCGGTCCCGAAGATCGAGTCCCTCACCGAGGGCCACGCGACGTTCGACCCCGACTACCACCGCAAGCGCCGGGACTGGTCCTACGCCGACGAGGGCTGA
- a CDS encoding ABC transporter ATP-binding protein, giving the protein MSTAIAAVSTDLAARASGVVKVYGEGPNRVEALRGVDLDLPAARFTAIMGPSGSGKSTLMHCLAGLDGIDGGRIEIGGQDVSAMSDQERTLLRRDHVGFVFQAFNLVPSLTALENITLPLDLAGRRPDQAWLDQLVEITALGDRLRHTPAELSGGQQQRVAVVRALITRPAIVFADEPTGNLDSRSSAELLTFLRRCVTDLGQTLVMVTHDPTAASYADRAIFLDDGRVVDDMDAPTIERILDRIKVLEA; this is encoded by the coding sequence ATGTCCACCGCCATCGCAGCCGTCTCGACGGACCTCGCGGCCCGCGCCAGCGGCGTGGTGAAGGTCTACGGCGAGGGCCCCAACCGCGTCGAGGCGCTGCGAGGCGTCGACCTCGACCTGCCCGCCGCGCGGTTCACCGCGATCATGGGCCCGAGCGGCTCGGGCAAGTCGACCCTGATGCACTGCCTCGCCGGCCTCGACGGCATCGACGGGGGCCGCATCGAGATCGGCGGGCAGGACGTGTCGGCGATGTCCGACCAGGAGCGGACGCTCCTGCGCCGCGACCACGTGGGGTTCGTCTTCCAGGCGTTCAACCTGGTGCCGAGCCTGACCGCGCTCGAGAACATCACCCTCCCCCTCGACCTGGCCGGCCGCCGACCGGACCAGGCGTGGCTCGACCAGCTGGTGGAGATCACCGCCCTCGGCGACCGGCTGCGGCACACGCCGGCCGAGCTGTCCGGCGGGCAGCAGCAGCGCGTCGCCGTCGTCCGCGCCCTGATCACGCGACCGGCGATCGTCTTCGCCGACGAGCCGACCGGCAACCTCGACTCGCGCTCCAGCGCCGAGCTGCTGACGTTCCTCCGCCGGTGCGTGACCGACCTCGGCCAGACCCTGGTCATGGTGACCCACGACCCGACAGCGGCGTCCTACGCAGACCGGGCCATCTTCCTCGACGACGGCCGGGTCGTGGACGACATGGATGCGCCGACCATCGAGCGGATCCTCGACCGCATCAAGGTGCTGGAGGCCTGA
- a CDS encoding glucosidase: MTTTGGAERQRLAEDAAGTVAWRRWGAYVSLRQWGTVREDYSADGNAWAHLPFDHARSRAYRWGEDGLAGICDRWQHLCLAVALWNGRDPILKERLFGLANEEGNHGEDVKEHWWPLDATPTHSLLVWRYRYPHAAFPYDRLREENRRRSRQEPEFELLDTGVLDGDRFTDVDVTWAKDGPEAIVGRITCTNRGPEPVTLHVLPTAWLRNTWSWGRDARHARPSLAVDDATGAVRVDHPTLGTRWVDVAGDHRWLTCDNETNVPLLYGAEPTTPYPTDGIGDHVISGAPTVNPDGTGTKAAVWIILTLPPGEPQSVHLRLDDHRPGAPLEPDAVDAVIATRTAEADAWHASLVPEGTDAEAVLVHRRAVAGLIWTQQYYRYHVAEWLEGDPAQPPPPPGREHIRNGAWTHLGNTDIISMPDAWEYPWYAAWDLAFHCVAFAHVDPAFAKDQLILLCREWYMHPSGQLPAYEWAFDDVNPPVHAWAALEVFRRDAAATGAPDFEFLERVFHKLLLNFTWWVNRKDAEGRNVFGGGFLGLDNIGLFDRSEELPGGGRLEQADGTSWMAAYSLHMLSIAVELAAHDPVYEDVATKFFEHYLAIARALSDLGLWDEEDGFFYDVLHLPGREAIPLKVRSVVGLLPLIAATVLEPELLAGLPDFDRRMQWFLRHRPELAGNVFGLARARHHGGGDRWLLSVLSPQRLRRVLARLLDPDEFLSAHGPRTLSAAHAAEPVRLDLDGVVHEVRYEPGDSPSPMFGGNSNWRGPIWFPLAVLLIDGLRTYDQFFGDALTVPHPTGSGEDRRLGAVADDLADRLVGLFLPDADGRRPLHADRPVLDADPHWRGMVTFPEYFHGDSGAGLGASHQTGWTALVATLIARGHPIVSRTPSA; the protein is encoded by the coding sequence GTGACGACGACAGGTGGCGCGGAACGCCAGCGGCTCGCCGAGGACGCCGCGGGCACGGTCGCCTGGCGCCGCTGGGGCGCCTACGTGTCCCTCCGGCAGTGGGGGACGGTGCGCGAGGACTACTCTGCGGACGGGAACGCCTGGGCCCACCTGCCGTTCGACCACGCCCGATCCCGCGCCTACCGCTGGGGCGAGGACGGCCTGGCGGGGATCTGCGACCGCTGGCAGCACCTCTGCCTGGCCGTGGCCCTGTGGAACGGGCGGGACCCGATCCTCAAGGAGCGGCTGTTCGGCCTCGCCAACGAGGAGGGCAACCACGGCGAGGACGTCAAGGAGCACTGGTGGCCCCTCGACGCCACCCCCACCCACAGCCTGCTGGTGTGGCGCTACCGGTACCCGCACGCGGCGTTCCCGTACGACCGGCTCCGCGAGGAGAACCGGCGCCGATCACGCCAGGAGCCCGAGTTCGAACTGCTCGACACCGGCGTCCTCGACGGCGACCGGTTCACCGACGTCGACGTCACCTGGGCCAAGGACGGCCCGGAGGCGATCGTCGGCCGGATCACCTGCACCAACCGCGGACCGGAGCCGGTGACCCTCCACGTCCTGCCGACCGCCTGGTTGCGCAACACCTGGTCGTGGGGCCGGGACGCGCGCCACGCCCGCCCCTCCCTCGCCGTCGACGACGCGACCGGCGCGGTCCGCGTCGACCACCCGACCCTCGGCACCCGCTGGGTCGACGTCGCGGGCGACCACCGCTGGTTGACGTGCGACAACGAGACCAACGTGCCGCTCCTGTACGGCGCGGAGCCGACGACGCCGTACCCGACCGACGGCATCGGCGACCACGTGATCAGCGGCGCGCCGACGGTCAACCCCGACGGGACCGGCACGAAGGCCGCGGTCTGGATCATCCTCACCCTCCCCCCGGGTGAGCCGCAGTCGGTCCACCTCCGCCTCGACGATCACCGGCCCGGCGCGCCACTCGAGCCCGACGCCGTCGACGCGGTCATCGCCACCCGCACCGCCGAGGCCGACGCGTGGCACGCCTCACTCGTGCCCGAGGGCACCGACGCCGAGGCGGTGCTCGTCCACCGCCGCGCCGTCGCCGGGCTGATCTGGACCCAGCAGTACTACCGCTACCACGTCGCGGAGTGGCTGGAGGGCGACCCCGCCCAGCCCCCTCCCCCACCGGGTCGCGAGCACATCCGCAACGGCGCGTGGACCCACCTGGGCAACACCGACATCATCTCGATGCCCGACGCCTGGGAGTACCCGTGGTACGCGGCCTGGGACCTCGCCTTCCACTGCGTCGCCTTCGCCCACGTCGACCCGGCGTTCGCGAAGGACCAGCTCATCCTGCTGTGCCGCGAGTGGTACATGCACCCCTCGGGCCAGCTGCCCGCCTACGAGTGGGCCTTCGACGACGTCAACCCGCCGGTCCACGCCTGGGCGGCCCTCGAGGTGTTCCGGCGCGACGCCGCGGCGACCGGTGCGCCGGACTTCGAGTTCCTGGAGCGGGTGTTCCACAAGCTGCTGCTCAACTTCACCTGGTGGGTCAACCGCAAGGACGCGGAGGGGCGGAACGTCTTCGGCGGCGGGTTCCTCGGCCTCGACAACATCGGGCTGTTCGACCGGTCCGAGGAGTTGCCCGGCGGCGGACGCCTCGAGCAGGCCGACGGGACCAGCTGGATGGCCGCGTACTCGCTGCACATGCTCTCGATCGCCGTCGAGCTCGCCGCCCACGACCCCGTCTACGAGGACGTCGCCACCAAGTTCTTCGAGCACTACCTGGCGATCGCCCGGGCGCTGTCCGACCTCGGGCTGTGGGACGAGGAGGACGGCTTCTTCTACGACGTCCTCCACCTGCCGGGCCGCGAGGCGATCCCGTTGAAGGTCCGCTCCGTCGTGGGGCTGCTGCCGCTGATCGCGGCCACGGTCCTCGAACCCGAGCTGCTGGCCGGCCTGCCCGACTTCGACCGCCGGATGCAGTGGTTCCTCCGCCACCGCCCCGAGCTGGCCGGCAACGTCTTCGGGCTCGCCCGCGCCCGCCACCACGGCGGCGGGGACCGGTGGCTGCTGAGCGTCCTGTCACCCCAGCGGCTGCGCCGGGTCCTGGCCCGGCTGCTCGACCCGGACGAGTTCCTGTCCGCCCACGGGCCGCGGACGCTGTCGGCGGCGCACGCGGCCGAGCCGGTCCGGCTGGACCTCGACGGCGTCGTCCACGAGGTCCGCTACGAGCCCGGCGACTCCCCCAGCCCGATGTTCGGCGGCAACTCCAACTGGCGCGGCCCCATCTGGTTCCCGCTCGCGGTCCTGCTGATCGACGGCCTGCGGACCTACGACCAGTTCTTCGGCGATGCGCTGACCGTGCCGCACCCGACCGGCAGCGGCGAGGATCGTCGGCTGGGGGCGGTCGCCGACGACCTCGCGGACCGCCTGGTCGGGTTGTTCCTCCCCGACGCCGACGGACGGCGCCCGCTCCACGCGGACCGGCCGGTGCTCGACGCAGACCCCCACTGGCGGGGGATGGTCACCTTCCCCGAGTACTTCCACGGCGACTCCGGCGCGGGGTTGGGCGCGAGCCACCAGACCGGCTGGACCGCCCTGGTCGCCACGCTGATCGCCCGCGGGCACCCGATCGTGTCGCGCACCCCGTCGGCCTGA
- a CDS encoding diguanylate cyclase, which yields MGITASITPSLAEAVLQSRAVLAGLLEGAKRTGALPARTVAPAAVAEGMDHLVGACERAVDTQATVEADLGTRVEAARLVLYLHATSHWVAAESARTGRGPLLTPHDAVVLASRQWIPTTRPDPAPRWLDALPVGLVRLSPSGFIDVANRCARTQLGLDESTCLFDRLPPDEALWLGYVLTEEGEVSGEAEFRPVEGSSAGLTVRGDVRDANGDDQVGGWVLALRDVSDVDGLQQLQHEASTDELTGLLNRRRFLDRLDAELRRPAELGIPFAVVMIDLDDFKQVNDTHGHEAGDRVLRIVSRRLQRGLRGNDVAARLAGDEFVVLLDDVRQRDAHAVIDRMRHALTEPLSLPDGTLIRVHASFGTAVVPPGDERHGQAVLSAADRAMYADKAQRRSTRARPEVTTPVQVPSEQLDVSATLVQFSRILAANQSVDAILTALGDFCTELLPVDGAGVLLLDDGELTVATTNSPLGDAAEALEAELGDGPCTEAIRTSRPVSVPDLQDAVGRYPTFAPRALAAGIRSVHGVPLMSHEDLVGSLDLIAATPLTISEHQLETVQMLADVAVAYIVTAQLHQEQTRLATQLQHALQSRVVIEQAKGLLAERHGEPPDAAFERLRRHARRHQEKVHAVAERVVAGLLDV from the coding sequence ATGGGCATCACGGCGTCGATCACGCCCAGCCTGGCCGAAGCGGTCCTGCAGTCCCGAGCGGTCCTGGCCGGGCTGCTCGAGGGTGCCAAGCGCACGGGGGCGCTGCCGGCCCGGACGGTCGCACCTGCGGCGGTCGCCGAGGGGATGGACCACCTGGTCGGGGCGTGCGAGCGCGCGGTGGACACCCAGGCGACCGTCGAGGCGGACCTCGGGACGCGGGTCGAGGCGGCCCGGCTGGTGCTGTACCTGCACGCCACCTCCCACTGGGTCGCCGCTGAATCCGCCCGCACCGGTCGCGGGCCCCTGCTGACCCCGCACGACGCGGTGGTGCTCGCGTCGAGGCAGTGGATCCCCACCACCCGGCCGGACCCCGCACCGCGGTGGCTGGACGCGCTGCCGGTCGGCCTGGTCCGCCTGTCCCCGTCGGGGTTCATCGACGTGGCCAACCGCTGCGCCCGCACCCAGCTCGGCCTCGACGAGTCCACGTGCCTGTTCGACCGGCTGCCGCCCGACGAGGCGCTGTGGCTCGGCTACGTGCTGACCGAGGAGGGCGAGGTCAGCGGCGAGGCGGAGTTCCGGCCCGTCGAGGGCTCCAGCGCCGGCCTGACCGTGCGCGGGGATGTCCGAGACGCCAACGGTGATGACCAGGTCGGCGGGTGGGTCCTGGCCCTCCGGGACGTGTCGGACGTCGACGGCCTGCAGCAGCTCCAGCACGAGGCCTCGACCGACGAGCTGACCGGCCTGCTCAACCGGCGCCGGTTCCTCGACCGGCTCGACGCGGAGCTGCGCCGCCCGGCCGAGCTCGGGATCCCGTTCGCCGTCGTGATGATCGACCTGGACGACTTCAAGCAGGTCAACGACACCCACGGCCACGAGGCCGGCGACCGGGTGCTCCGGATCGTGTCCCGTCGGCTGCAGCGCGGCCTGCGGGGCAACGACGTGGCCGCCCGGCTGGCCGGTGACGAGTTCGTCGTCCTGCTCGACGACGTGCGGCAGCGCGACGCCCACGCCGTCATCGACCGCATGCGCCACGCACTGACCGAGCCGCTGTCGCTTCCCGACGGGACGCTGATCCGGGTCCACGCGTCCTTCGGCACCGCGGTCGTGCCCCCCGGCGACGAGCGGCACGGCCAGGCGGTGCTCTCGGCGGCCGATCGGGCCATGTACGCCGACAAGGCGCAGCGCCGGTCGACCCGCGCCCGGCCGGAGGTGACCACACCGGTCCAGGTCCCCTCCGAGCAGCTGGACGTCTCCGCCACGCTGGTCCAGTTCTCCCGCATCCTCGCCGCGAACCAGAGCGTCGACGCGATCCTCACCGCGCTCGGGGACTTCTGCACAGAGCTCCTGCCCGTCGACGGCGCTGGCGTCCTGCTGCTCGACGACGGGGAGCTCACGGTCGCCACCACCAACAGCCCCCTCGGCGATGCCGCCGAGGCGCTCGAGGCCGAGCTCGGCGACGGACCGTGCACCGAGGCGATCCGGACATCGCGCCCGGTGTCGGTCCCCGACCTGCAGGACGCCGTGGGGCGCTACCCGACCTTCGCCCCCCGTGCGCTCGCGGCCGGCATCCGCAGCGTCCACGGCGTGCCGCTCATGTCGCACGAGGACCTCGTCGGATCCCTGGACCTGATCGCTGCGACTCCGCTCACCATCAGCGAGCACCAGCTCGAGACCGTGCAGATGCTGGCGGACGTGGCCGTCGCCTACATCGTCACCGCGCAGCTGCACCAGGAGCAGACCCGCCTGGCCACCCAGCTGCAGCACGCCCTGCAGAGCCGCGTGGTCATCGAGCAGGCCAAGGGGCTCCTGGCCGAGCGGCACGGTGAACCACCCGACGCGGCGTTCGAGCGGCTGCGCCGGCACGCGAGGCGGCACCAGGAGAAGGTGCACGCCGTCGCCGAGCGGGTCGTCGCCGGGCTGCTCGACGTCTGA
- a CDS encoding ABC transporter permease, producing MWKITLKGVRSHKVRLVLTTVSVVLGVAFVSGTYVLTDTMQAVFDDLVRGGSQTIDVMIRPAVAEDIAIGSEASYYGAPTLPEDLVSEVGAVEGVERAEGSVEGYAQIVTPDGTPITPMGPPTLGVSWSLGGDRVVRDGGHEPTADDEVVIDAITADRNGLGVGDRVQIVFAATPPRTFTVVGLSTVPDGDNLAGATLAEFDFATAQQVLDLPGVVTGITVRGTPDVDADDLADRVAAVLPDGAEAITAADWADETMAQISDALGFLTTALGVFAAIALVVGAFIIANTFSITVVQRTREFALFRALGASRRQIVQAVLGEAVVVGVLASALGVVAGLGLALLLQGLLDAFGMDMPTGALVLEPRTVVVSLAVGIVVTAASALLPARRAAGIHPMAALRDTQVVAYRPPRARMAVGLGAAVAAAALLGYGGIARPDSAGVLVGAGAGLSLLALVTTGPALTRPVLRLLGGDGAHLGAVGRLARRASLRTPRRTWTTAAALTVGLALVSAVAVMAASMKASVAGALDRTLRADVVLTAGSAFMGGSVPTVLAEELAALPELAVVSPLRAGFGAMEGESATVIAVEPSSWDGVAATTFTEGSVADLEAARTVAVDAEVATAQGYAVGDVVTGRFPGSGEIELRIAAIFEPDDLVSGWMTSTATSDELLTQPMDAAVLAAAADGVDAVEVQAAVAAVADAYPSVVVQDRTEYGETVAGQVDQLLALVTALLGMALFIAVLGIMNTLALSISERTREIGMLRAVGMTRRQVRAMVRWESIGVAALGALVGLALGSVLGWATTRALGEQGMTAFVVPVLQLAGAALLAVLAGVLAAVLPARSAARLDVLRAIAVE from the coding sequence ATGTGGAAGATCACGCTCAAGGGTGTCCGGTCCCACAAGGTGCGGCTGGTCCTGACGACGGTGTCGGTCGTCCTGGGCGTCGCGTTCGTGTCGGGGACGTACGTGCTGACCGACACGATGCAGGCGGTCTTCGACGACCTGGTCCGCGGCGGCAGCCAGACCATCGACGTGATGATCCGACCCGCGGTGGCCGAGGACATCGCCATCGGCAGCGAGGCGTCCTACTACGGCGCCCCGACCCTGCCGGAGGACCTCGTCAGCGAGGTCGGCGCGGTCGAGGGGGTGGAGCGCGCCGAGGGGTCGGTGGAGGGCTACGCCCAGATCGTGACCCCCGACGGGACCCCCATCACGCCGATGGGGCCGCCGACGCTCGGCGTGTCCTGGTCCCTCGGCGGCGACCGGGTCGTGCGCGACGGCGGCCACGAGCCGACGGCCGACGACGAGGTCGTGATCGACGCGATCACCGCCGACCGCAACGGCTTGGGGGTCGGCGACCGGGTGCAGATCGTGTTCGCCGCGACACCGCCGCGGACCTTCACGGTCGTGGGGCTGTCGACGGTGCCCGACGGTGACAACCTCGCGGGGGCGACGCTGGCGGAGTTCGACTTCGCGACCGCCCAGCAGGTGCTCGACCTGCCCGGCGTGGTGACCGGCATCACCGTCCGCGGCACACCGGATGTGGACGCCGACGACTTGGCCGACCGTGTGGCCGCCGTGCTCCCCGACGGCGCCGAGGCCATCACCGCCGCGGACTGGGCGGACGAGACGATGGCCCAGATCTCCGACGCGCTCGGGTTCCTGACGACCGCCCTCGGCGTGTTCGCCGCGATCGCGCTGGTGGTCGGCGCCTTCATCATCGCCAACACGTTCTCGATCACCGTGGTGCAGCGGACCCGCGAGTTCGCGCTGTTCCGGGCGCTGGGCGCCAGCCGGCGCCAGATCGTGCAGGCCGTCCTGGGTGAGGCCGTCGTCGTCGGCGTGCTCGCCTCCGCGCTCGGGGTCGTCGCGGGCCTCGGCCTCGCGCTGCTCCTGCAGGGGCTGTTGGACGCCTTCGGCATGGACATGCCCACGGGTGCGCTCGTGCTCGAGCCCCGCACCGTGGTCGTCTCCCTCGCCGTGGGGATCGTCGTCACGGCCGCGTCGGCGCTGCTGCCCGCCCGCCGGGCGGCCGGCATCCACCCGATGGCGGCGCTGCGCGACACCCAGGTCGTGGCCTACCGGCCACCGCGCGCGCGGATGGCGGTGGGCCTGGGCGCTGCGGTGGCCGCAGCCGCGCTGCTGGGCTACGGCGGCATCGCCCGGCCCGACAGCGCCGGCGTGCTCGTGGGTGCCGGTGCCGGCCTGTCGCTCCTGGCCCTCGTCACGACCGGACCGGCGCTGACCCGGCCGGTCCTGCGGCTGCTCGGCGGGGACGGCGCCCACCTCGGCGCGGTCGGTCGGCTGGCTCGTCGGGCCAGCCTGCGGACCCCTCGCCGGACGTGGACGACCGCGGCGGCCCTGACCGTCGGCCTGGCCCTGGTGAGCGCGGTCGCGGTCATGGCGGCGTCGATGAAGGCGTCGGTGGCGGGTGCCCTGGACCGCACGCTCCGCGCCGATGTGGTCCTGACGGCGGGCAGCGCGTTCATGGGCGGGTCGGTGCCGACGGTCCTGGCCGAGGAGCTCGCGGCACTGCCCGAGCTGGCGGTGGTGTCCCCCCTCCGCGCCGGGTTCGGCGCGATGGAGGGGGAGTCCGCCACGGTCATCGCGGTCGAGCCGAGCTCCTGGGACGGGGTGGCGGCCACCACGTTCACCGAGGGCTCGGTCGCGGATCTGGAGGCCGCTCGCACGGTGGCCGTCGACGCGGAGGTGGCCACGGCCCAGGGCTACGCCGTGGGCGACGTGGTCACCGGCCGGTTCCCCGGCTCCGGCGAGATCGAGCTGCGGATCGCCGCGATCTTCGAACCCGACGACTTGGTGTCGGGGTGGATGACCTCGACGGCGACCTCCGACGAGCTGCTCACCCAACCGATGGACGCCGCCGTCCTGGCCGCGGCCGCCGACGGGGTGGATGCCGTGGAGGTGCAGGCCGCGGTGGCCGCGGTCGCCGACGCCTACCCCTCGGTCGTCGTCCAGGACCGCACCGAGTACGGCGAGACCGTCGCCGGGCAGGTCGACCAGCTCCTCGCGCTCGTCACCGCCCTGCTCGGCATGGCGCTGTTCATCGCCGTCCTCGGCATCATGAACACGTTGGCGCTGTCCATCAGCGAGCGCACCCGCGAGATCGGGATGCTCCGCGCGGTGGGCATGACCCGCCGGCAGGTGCGGGCCATGGTCCGCTGGGAGTCGATCGGCGTGGCCGCGCTGGGGGCCCTGGTCGGCCTCGCGCTCGGCTCGGTGCTGGGGTGGGCCACGACCCGCGCGCTGGGCGAGCAGGGCATGACGGCCTTCGTCGTCCCGGTCCTGCAGCTGGCCGGCGCGGCCCTGCTGGCCGTCCTGGCGGGTGTGCTCGCCGCCGTCCTGCCGGCCCGGAGCGCGGCGCGACTGGACGTGCTGCGGGCCATCGCGGTCGAATGA